In a single window of the Raphanus sativus cultivar WK10039 chromosome 9, ASM80110v3, whole genome shotgun sequence genome:
- the LOC108828685 gene encoding disease resistance protein RPS6 isoform X5: MASSSWVYDVFPSFSGKDIRTRFLSHFLKELDRNSINVFKDSEVERGRSVSPELQNAISGSRIAVVVLSENYASSSWCLDELVEIAKSKEELGQMVIPIFYGLDPSHARNQTGEFGVLFEETCKNKADDKIQLWRNALTDVANISGYQSGNWDSEEKLIGKIVNDLLGKLGLGLSKEFDDLVGMEAHISRMKSLLCLDSDKVRKVGIWGPAGIGKTTIARAVFARYSDEFENSVFIDRAFVSKSLERYSTTDLDYYNMKLHLQQTFMSTMLGQGAVGKRLKNKKSLVVIDDLDDLLVRDALAGQTHWFGSGSKIIVTSTDKQLLTSLGVNHIYEVPFPSQEVAVEMLCRSAFSQNKPPDGFTELASEIALLSGSLPLGLNVLGSSLRGRNKQELMDMLPRLRNGLNGKIENTLRASYDELNNKEKAIFRHIACLFNGEKVDDIKMLLADSELDVNIGLRNLCDKSLLDVRGGTVHMHRLLQKMGKEIVRSQSTEPGEREFLVDAKDICNMFEKNSGTEKILGISLNLDEADELHIDENAFKGMRNLRFLTISQRVKEVRGHLPNYFNYFPPNLTVLRLNGYQMRYLPSNFCPESLVKLQIRRSNVVRLWKGLRSLKRLKIMDLRGSRDLKEIPDLSMATSLKTLRLNNCSSLVELPSSIKHLNKLKKLEMSFCTNLVTLPTGINLKSLSQFNLRGCSRLRNFPDISTNISCLDISQTAIEEIPSNFRLNDGVDLYMEDMMSDRLWEGGQPLGPVMNMSSSSLMGLSLSNIQSLVELPSSFQNLSKLKELSITDCENLAILPMGINLESLDLLDLSGCSQLKSFPNMSTNISELHLDRTAIEEVPCWIEIFTRLSCLHMSRCHNLQCVSRNIYKLKHLETVDFSDCGALTEAGWHGSPNVVAMGTDYVPKVKLNLINCFKLHQEALYQQQSVFFKSIEFSGEEVPLYFTHRTTETSLAVPLLQPSPTQYFRFRACTLVDSESFLKSHISFNIHVSCRFTDRPGNHFDSAYTPLHFVKTTSGGYTVSSQKSSLSTQIKRMRCTTP; this comes from the exons ATGGCTTCTTCCAGTTGGGTATACGACGTCTTCCCCAGCTTCAGCGGGAAAGATATTCGCACACGTTTCCTGAGCCACTTTCTAAAGGAGCTCGATCGCAATTCGATCAATGTTTTCAAAGACAGTGAGGTCGAGAGAGGCCGATCCGTGTCCCCCGAGCTTCAAAACGCAATTAGTGGTTCAAGGATCGCAGTGGTTGTGTTATCAGAAAACTATGCCTCTTCCAGCTGGTGTCTAGACGAGTTGGTGGAGATTGCGAAGAGTAAAGAAGAGTTAGGGCAAATGGTGATACCCATTTTCTACGGTTTGGATCCTTCTCATGCTAGAAATCAGACTGGAGAGTTCGGAGTCCTCTTTGAAGAGACTTGCAAGAACAAAGCAGATGACAAGATACAGCTTTGGCGGAATGCATTGACCGATGTAGCTAATATCTCTGGTTATCAATCTGGGAACTG GGATAGTGAAGAAAAACTGATAGGAAAAATCGTCAACGATCTTTTAGGTAAACTCGGTTTAGGTCTATCAAAGGAATTTGATGACCTTGTTGGCATGGAAGCTCATATTAGTAGGATGAAGTCGCTTTTGTGTTTGGATTCGGATAAAGTGAGGAAGGTTGGAATATGGGGACCCGCTGGAATTGGCAAGACTACCATTGCAAGAGCAGTATTTGCCCGATACTCTGATGAATTCGAAAATAGCGTTTTCATAGACAGGGCTTTTGTATCGAAGAGTCTGGAGAGATACAGTACAACCGACCTGGACTACTACAACATGAAGTTGCATTTGCAACAAACTTTTATGTCTACAATGTTAGGACAAGGTGCAGTCGGTAAGAGGCTAAAGAACAAGAAATCTCTTGTCGTTATTGATGATTTGGATGATCTACTGGTGCGAGATGCCTTGGCGGGTCAAACTCATTGGTTTGGAAGCGGAAGCAAAATCATTGTAACCTCAACGGATAAGCAACTTTTGACATCACTGGGTGTTAATCATATATACGAGGTGCCTTTTCCATCTCAAGAGGTCGCTGTTGAGATGCTCTGCCGTTCTGCTTTCAGTCAAAACAAACCACCTGATGGTTTTACTGAGCTTGCTTCTGAGATAGCATTGCTTTCCGGTAGTCTTCCTCTGGGTCTTAATGTTTTGGGTTCGTCTTTGCGGGGTAGGAACAAACAGGAATTGATGGATATGCTGCCCAGGCTTCGAAATGGTTTGAATGGAAAAATTGAGAACACACTAAGAGCCAGCTACGATGAATtaaataacaaagaaaaagcAATATTTCGTCACATTGCATGTCTTTTCAATGGGGAGAAAGTCGATGACATCAAGATGCTACTAGCAGATAGTGAATTGGATGTTAATATTGGGTTGAGAAATCTTTGTGACAAATCTCTCTTAGATGTAAGAGGGGGTACTGTTCATATGCACCGTTTGCTACAAAAAATGGGCAAAGAGATCGTCCGTTCACAATCCACTGAGCCTGGAGAACGGGAGTTCCTTGTGGATGCGAAGGATATCTGCAATATGTTTGAAAAAAACAGT GGCACTGAGAAGATACTAGGCATATCATTAAATCtagatgaggctgatgaattgCATATAGATGAGAATGCATTCAAAGGGATGCGTAATCTCCGTTTTCTGACCATTTCCCAGCGGGTGAAAGAAGTTAGAGGGCATTTACCAAATTATTTCAACTATTTCCCCCCTAATCTTACAGTATTGAGGTTGAATGGATACCAAATGAGATATTTGCCTTCTAACTTTTGTCCTGAAAGCCTCGTTAAGCTCCAAATACGGAGGAGCAATGTGGTGAGGTTGTGGAAAGGACTTCGT TCACTTAAAAGACTCAAGATTATGGATTTGCGGGGATCTAGAGATCTGAAAGAAATCCCCGATCTCTCTATGGCTACTAGTCTTAAGACACTTCGTCTCAACAATTGCTCGAGTTTGGTGGAGCTTCCTTCTTCCATTAAGCATCTTAATAAACTGAAGAAGTTGGAGATGTCATTCTGCACAAATTTGGTGACTCTTCCAACTGGAATCAACCTCAAATCTCTGAGTCAGTTCAATCTTAGGGGATGCTCACGGTTGAGGAACTTCCCTGATATCTCAACCAACATCTCATGTTTGGATATAAGCCAGACAGCGATTGAAGAAATCCCATCTAACTTTCGTCTAAATGATGGCGTTGATCTTTACATGGAGGACATGATGAGTGATAGACTGTGGGAAGGAGGGCAG CCGCTTGGACCCGTCATGAACATGTCGTCTTCCTCGTTGATGGGGTTGTCACTATCGAATATCCAAAGTTTGGTGGAACTTCCTTCTTCATTTCAGAATCTTAGTAAACTGAAGGAGTTGAGCATTACAGACTGCGAAAATCTGGCGATTCTTCCCATGGGAATCAACCTTGAATCACTCGATCTCCTCGATCTCAGTGGATGCTCTCAGTTGAAGAGTTTTCCTAATATGTCAACCAATATCTCGGAGCTCCATCTAGACAGGACAGCCATTGAGGAGGTTCCTTGTTGGATCGAGATCTTTACTCGTCTCAGTTGCCTACATATGAGTCGATGCCACAATTTACAATGCGTATCTcgaaacatttataaacttaaACATCTTGAGACAGTAGACTTTTCAGACTGTGGGGCATTGACTGAAGCTGGCTGGCATGGTAGTCCAAATGTAGTGGCAATGGGAACAGACTATGTCCCAAAAGTAAAGCTCAATTTGATCAACTGCTTCAAATTGCATCAGGAAGCTCTATATCAGCAGCAATCAGTTTTCTTCAAGTCCATAGAGTTTTCAGGTGAGGAGGTGCCTTTATATTTCACTCACCGTACTACTGAAACCTCTTTGGCCGTCCCTCTACTTCAGCCATCTCCCACTCAGTACTTCAGATTTAGGGCTTGCACCTTGGTTGATTCAGAATCGTTTCTCAAAAGCCATATTTCATTCAACATCCATGTATCTTGTCGGTTCACAGATAGACCAGGAAACCATTTTGATTCCGCTTATACGCCACTACACTTTGTGAAAACTACTTCTG GTGGTTATACGGTTTCGTCTCAGAAGTCATCACTCTCAACTCAAATTAAAAGGATGCGGTGTACGACTCCTTGA